Part of the Pyricularia oryzae 70-15 chromosome 3, whole genome shotgun sequence genome, AAAACTGCAGAAGATGCTGGCCTGTGGCGTTTTTGTGATCCTCCTAAACATGGTGGATTTCACATTTGAATGAACAGGAGTATATCAGGAGTCAACCAGGTACGATAGAACGTGATAAACATGGCGCCTGTCAGCGACGAGTATGCCTTGAAGGCTTCAGAGTTCGTAAAATATTTCCCAATTAACTCCGCAAATGAGGTTTTAGAATACACCAAGATGCCCAATATCGTGACCAGCATGGCTTCCTTGCTCGTTCTGCTCTAAATGAACCGAGATCCCTCCAGCCTTGGACCAGATCAAGCATTACTGGACTCGGCCTTGATTGGCTCTTCGGCTGTCTCGAGTTTGGCGCCACCCTCCTCAGTGTCCTGAGCCTCTTCTTTAGATTCTTCCTCAACATCAGCCACGACAGACTCCTCCTTAACCTCGCTGTTCTCATCATTCGTGGCTGCGTCTCCCTCTTCCTCCTTGCCTGCTTCGGCCTTGTCTTTCGAAAGACCAAGGTTCAGCAAGACTGCGGTCTCGTTGAAGATCCTCAACAACATCGCAGAGCGGTCCTCCTTGGGAAGCATCAGGTTTACCGAGTGGAAGCTCTTCCACAGCGGCAAGGCCATCCGCTCCATGTCCTGATCCTCGGGGCCCGGCTCGATTCGAAGCACACAGCAACCCAGACCAATCTTCAACGCTGCTTCTCCAACCTCGCCGAGGCTCTTCCAGCCGCCATCAGCCAGCTTGGGGAACATTTCGATCAAGAGCTTACGCAAGGTTTCCTTCTTGTTCAAGTAGATGATCCTCTCGGGCCCAACGTAGCCGTGTAGGATACGCATACCCTCTGACTGAATGCGCCATCCGCAAACCTCAGCTGAGGGAGCATCCTGCTTCATGAACATCTTGACACCACCGTGTACAAAACGAACACCTCGCCCCTCGTTGGCAACCAGAATGTCCCGGACTAGCTCTGACGTGTAGTATATGGCCTTTGCTGGCTCGCCCATGGCATTGCGAACCATGAAACGGTCTAGCGGGAAACGGTCCGAGAACTTGTAAAAATCTTTAACGGATTTGATCACCGAGTGGTCCGCAGGGAGATACTTGAAAGGCTCCTCGTAAGGgccctccttcttcttcttgccttGGTTGACTGGGGTATTTTGGTTTGGAACAGGTTTCGACACCTGCGACTCTGAAGAGGTGGCAGTTTCCTTGGCTTCAGGCTCTTCCTGCTGTACCGTTTCTGCAACGTTGGTTTCCGCGGGAGCAGTGCTTTCTTCCTTCGGCTGGTCGATCATGTTGACATCCTCAGACGCTGCGGGCTGCTCACTGGCCTCGGTCTTTGGTTTCTTGGAGGCTGCCTGCCCTTCAATATCCTCATCTTCCCTCGGGCGCTTACCCTCTGTGACGTTGGGTGTTGAGGCTGTAGTCTCACCATTCGCAGGAGTCGTGCCAGCAAGATCGGTTTCGGGCTTTGCCTTGAACTCGGCCTTTTTCTGTAATACCACAATGAAAAAACCGCCCGTGTCTTGCAGGTGAGGATATATCCTCATGCAACGCTCAAGCGGGAGGTCGGTACCGGAAGGAAACATGGTCTTGGAGAGCTTGCCAGTCAGGGATTTGCCATCCTTGACCTCCAGCTGACCCTCAACCTCCTCCCAGTTGTTCCAGACCCGTCCCGATTTGTCCATCACCTTCCAGGTCTTCATACCAGGCCTCCGCTTGAGCCCGGGGAGCTTGTCACTGCTGTCAAGGATATCAACGTTGTTGAGTCCGCCACAGCGATCAATGGCTGCGTTGATGACCGACTCATTCTCAACAGGATTCATACTGCAAGTCGAGTACACCATCTTGCCGCCAACCTTGAGCATCTGCAAGGCACGAACAAGAATTCTCGTTTGCGTCAGATGCAGACCCAGGGCGCTGCCAGGAACCCACTCCCTCCACAAATTGACGTTCTTCCGGAGGGTACCGTCGCCGGAGCAAGGAACATCGGCCAGGATTCGATCGAACTTGAGGTACGCGTTGGTGTTGGGGTCGCTGCTGGGGATACGAATCGAGGGGTAAAGTGTAGCGTCATGATTTGTGACAATTAGGTTAGGCGAAGAGAGGCGCTTGAGCTGATGTACCAGCATGTGGCACCGCTTGTACTCGGCGTCGTTGGCAATGAGCATGCCAGTCGCACGGCCATCGTCTCCTGCGTCAACTTCCAGGTCTGCTCCATCCTCGACAGTCGGAGCAGTGTCGGCGGATTGGTCGCCGGAGAAGTTCTTCATAAAGTTGGATATCCTGGCCTCCTCGCCGACGTGAATCATCTCGAGCAGCTGCGATGCCTTGCTTCCAGGAGCAGCGCACATATCAAGCACAGTCATTCCAGGCTTGACATCCAGCACCAGCGGTGGAATCATACTGACAACCTCTTGGCGACTGATGTTTCCGACGCTCGTCTCAGAGACGAGGAATTTCTGGAACTTGGCGAATGGCGGGAACTTGCGCACCACATTCTTGGGCGTGGTCATCCACCAAGCCAAAAGATCAGGGTACCACGGGACGGCCTTGGGCGGGTCGACAGGTTGTCCCTCGTAGGCAATCTCTGTGATTTCGGGTATGTATCTCGTCTCCATGAGCTTCATGACTTCGGAGGCATGGCCCTTGGAGCCACAAAAGCGGAAGCTGTTGGGGAGCTCCCGCTGATAAGCGGTCCAGAACTCGGCCCGCTCCTCCTCGGGGAGCTGGAGAAGCTCATCGTAGAACTTTTGGAGCTTCTCGTTCTCCTTGGGCAGGTTGGCATAGTTGTATCGGTTGTTGGTGGCCGTATCGTGACGGCGCCTGCCATCGAAGTGGCCATTGGGGCCACCCCCACGCTTCTAGTTGTAGAGAGCAAATGGATCAGTTTGGTTGTCTCaattaataaaaaaggtATGACAAGGTTATCCTACATTTTTGCGGTTACTTCTACCCATTGCGAGCGCGTTGTGAGGCAAAAAAGGAACCCTAATTGCGCCAGTTGCAGATATTTCAAAGGCGCATCCAGGGACCTTATACAGAGCTTGACGGAGTAGCCAGAACGAGTCAAATTCAATTGTTtgcgacaagaaaaaaaaaaaagacgaggtCGATAGCTGCAAGATGCCCCGCACGGGTTGATCCATTGAGGGACATGAGTGGGCTGAGGGTTGCTCACACTGTACGCGCCGCCAAGCCTCAAAGCCCCACCGTCTCCACCAAATCTCCGCGTCTTAGGTGCACATACTAATTAATATATGTTAGTTAGCTTCAAAGAGTTCACCCAAAAAGATGCAGTATCGATGGATGATGTTGTCTGCTATTGCTCAATTGTCTACAGACCTCCAGATAACATGTTCGGATCAATGCTGTCCTCATTTGTGTGGTTCAAACAAATGATCGTACTATTCGAATAACTAACTCACAAACATTCTCACAAGTTCCCACAATACCAGAAAAACAACTAATTCACACACTTCACGTGAAGATGCGCCCTCGGCGCCATCCTCTCCAACCATGCCACCGGCCTAAATCTTCCACGGGACGTCCTTGTAGTCGATATCGCGGTTCGGCCAAGCCGTGATCTTGCAGCTGAAGCCAACCAGCGACTCCTCGTCGCCGCTGACGTTTCCCCAGTGCTCGTGTGCAAAAGCGTGCATGAGATCCAGGCCGTTGAGCAGCGCGCCACTCGTCCACATCTTGCCGTCCCGGACCCATCTCTTCTCCAGCCACTCGGTCGCGGGTGCCTGCTGGCGAAACATGTCGAGCAGGAACCGCGGCCCGGTCGCCTTCTTGCCGTCGAGCAGGCCGGCCATCAGCGGGACCTGGACGCCACCGCAGATGGCGATGAAGGCACTGCAGGTCTCGTAGGTCCTGCGCACAAACGCCAGCTCGGTGGCCGTGGGCACGTAGCCGGCCAGGTGGGCACCCATGACGACAATGTCCAGGTGGGGGCAGTCCTCGAAGGAGTCGGTTGGCACGAGCGTGATGCCGCAGTTGAGCCGGCTCGGGGTCGCAGGCCCGGCCTCTGAGACCCAGTGGAATACGACGTCGATGGCTTGAGCTCGGAGTTCCTCAGGTACTCCTGGAATTGTCTTGATGAATTGTTTATCGAGTCCGCTTATCATATCGATGACCGCGACATCGAGAAGCTCGGTCACCCTGGGCGGGAAATTGGGCTTGTTAGTATTTTTGAGTCAATCATTACAGTCTTGGGATAATGGACACGTACCCGCCCATGAGGACCACGCCCACATGAAGGGACCTGTCCAGGTCTGCAAAGCGGGTGACAGTCGACATCTTTGTAATGTGAATGTGTTATTGTTTTGGAAGTTTTAGTCAAGATCGAAGAGATAATCTGCTCTGTAGGTTGTTGACGGCAACTTTTGTCTACGTTCAAAAGGCAGAACCTTTACATATTTATATTCGCCTGGCAGCATTATTTTTCCTCGATTGTCAAATTGGTTCGGAGACTAAGTACGCGGTCAAAATGTTGTATGATTTGCGCGAGACTCAAAACTCCGAGAGTTCTCGGAAGTTGTGAAGATACTGGCGTTGGCAACATAAGCTGGCCGCTAACACCCACAATTTTTGGTTTCAGCGGTCCGAAAATTTACCTAGAGTAACAAGCTGACGTAGTACGGCCGTAACGCCCCAAGCCCAAAAGCCAAATTACCTTATATTCCGATCCAGCTCGGGGCAACCTGACGCTTTGACTAAACAAGTCAGGCAAAGACATCGCAATCATCGTGCGAGTCACATTGAACTGAACTAATCCAGATAGCCCTTGAATACACATATTCTAGTAGTTATACACAATCTATCAATACCATACACATATCTAAACACTTTTACTCGTCCAATAATCCTACAGTCCAGTGGATGACCCGGTCAACACCCTGGCCCTTGATTGCGCTGACCGGTATGGCCGCACAGTCGTCTATCCAAGCTCCTGCTATGCCACTGGGGTGTGACTCCTCTCCTGCTGTAATCTTGGCCAGGTAACCTCTTAGCTCATCGAAATTTTCCTTGGTTGAAGGCAAGTCGGCCTTGGTGGCGACCACAAACCAGGGCTTTGACGCAATGTGTAGCCCAGATACGGCTTCAGGTGCGGGAGGACTGTCAGCCGAGAGAGGCGACCCATAGCCGCTAATATTGCTGACATCCTTGGGCTCGCCATCATCGCTCCATTCGATCCTGGCATCACGCTCGCGGTCtttctcctcatcctccttcATTTGTGCGTACTGCCCGACCTCATGCCAAAGAGCCTTGAGTGCCTTGACCGCATTACCGGCGCTCAGATCAAGGACGAAGGCCAGCACTCCGGCACGCTCGACGTGGCGTAGGAACGCCATACCAAGACCTTTGTCGAGATGGGCTCCTTCTATCAGACCAGGAATATCAGCAACGGTAAACCGGGTCCGCGGGACAACCTCAGTGTCGTCCTCGCCAGCGGCCCCGTACGGCATGTCTTCGCTGTGGCGTGGCACACGGCGAACGCTTCGGACGAGCGGCTTTCCTTTGTTGTTGTCCAACACGACCGTTCCGATGTTTGGCTTCAA contains:
- a CDS encoding tRNA (cytosine-5-)-methyltransferase NCL1, which produces MGRSNRKNKRGGGPNGHFDGRRRHDTATNNRYNYANLPKENEKLQKFYDELLQLPEEERAEFWTAYQRELPNSFRFCGSKGHASEVMKLMETRYIPEITEIAYEGQPVDPPKAVPWYPDLLAWWMTTPKNVVRKFPPFAKFQKFLVSETSVGNISRQEVVSMIPPLVLDVKPGMTVLDMCAAPGSKASQLLEMIHVGEEARISNFMKNFSGDQSADTAPTVEDGADLEVDAGDDGRATGMLIANDAEYKRCHMLVHQLKRLSSPNLIVTNHDATLYPSIRIPSSDPNTNAYLKFDRILADVPCSGDGTLRKNVNLWREWVPGSALGLHLTQTRILVRALQMLKVGGKMVYSTCSMNPVENESVINAAIDRCGGLNNVDILDSSDKLPGLKRRPGMKTWKVMDKSGRVWNNWEEVEGQLEVKDGKSLTGKLSKTMFPSGTDLPLERCMRIYPHLQDTGGFFIVVLQKKAEFKAKPETDLAGTTPANGETTASTPNVTEGKRPREDEDIEGQAASKKPKTEASEQPAASEDVNMIDQPKEESTAPAETNVAETVQQEEPEAKETATSSESQVSKPVPNQNTPVNQGKKKKEGPYEEPFKYLPADHSVIKSVKDFYKFSDRFPLDRFMVRNAMGEPAKAIYYTSELVRDILVANEGRGVRFVHGGVKMFMKQDAPSAEVCGWRIQSEGMRILHGYVGPERIIYLNKKETLRKLLIEMFPKLADGGWKSLGEVGEAALKIGLGCCVLRIEPGPEDQDMERMALPLWKSFHSVNLMLPKEDRSAMLLRIFNETAVLLNLGLSKDKAEAGKEEEGDAATNDENSEVKEESVVADVEEESKEEAQDTEEGGAKLETAEEPIKAESSNA